A window of the Streptomyces sp. NBC_00454 genome harbors these coding sequences:
- a CDS encoding response regulator transcription factor, producing MTTGRVLVADDDAAIRRSLERGLRLSGFTVLLAEDGPRALERLAGSGADMVVLDVSMPGLSGIEVCRALRTRGDETPVLMLSALDEVADRVAGLQAGADDYLVKPFALEELVLRIQALLRRRPAAPPAHDRLRAGPLVIDEATRQVLHDGVELRLTRREFDLLAQLARNAGIVLSRDHLLDRVWGYDFDVRSDVVDTFVSYLRRKLEDGGRPRMIHTVRGVGFVLRLPEGPVGP from the coding sequence ATGACCACCGGACGGGTACTGGTCGCCGACGACGACGCCGCGATCCGCCGCTCGCTGGAGCGCGGGCTGCGGCTGAGCGGCTTCACCGTGCTGCTCGCCGAGGACGGGCCCCGCGCGCTGGAGCGGCTCGCCGGGTCGGGGGCGGACATGGTGGTGCTGGACGTGTCCATGCCCGGCCTGAGCGGGATCGAGGTCTGCCGCGCTCTGCGCACCCGGGGCGACGAGACGCCCGTACTGATGCTCTCGGCGCTGGACGAGGTCGCCGACCGGGTCGCCGGGCTGCAGGCCGGCGCGGACGACTACCTGGTCAAACCGTTCGCGCTGGAGGAGCTGGTGCTGCGGATCCAGGCCCTGTTGCGCCGCCGCCCGGCCGCGCCGCCCGCCCACGACCGGCTGCGGGCCGGACCCCTGGTGATCGACGAGGCCACCCGCCAGGTGCTCCACGACGGCGTGGAGCTCCGCCTGACCAGGCGGGAGTTCGATCTGCTGGCGCAGCTGGCCCGGAACGCCGGGATCGTGCTCAGCCGTGACCACCTGCTGGACCGGGTCTGGGGCTACGACTTCGACGTGCGTTCCGACGTCGTCGACACCTTCGTCAGCTACCTGCGGCGCAAGCTGGAGGACGGCGGCCGGCCCCGGATGATCCACACGGTCCGCGGCGTGGGCTTCGTCCTGCGCCTCCCCGAAGGGCCGGTCGGCCCGTGA